The following are encoded in a window of Paenibacillus polymyxa genomic DNA:
- a CDS encoding DUF2809 domain-containing protein → MRSVRKSVIRKANREIKAKFRWKARAAYLIAVLVTILLGLGSRVFSSQLPEFVANHFGDALWACMIYFGLRMLWVNRQLSVSLWGSLLFCFAIEFSQMYQAPWINHIRATTLGGLVLGKGFLTADLIRYTVGIVVSWAMDQGCQKLAGSNTRRDNDKPLK, encoded by the coding sequence ATGAGGAGCGTTCGTAAGAGCGTCATTAGAAAGGCCAATCGGGAAATAAAGGCGAAATTCCGCTGGAAGGCCCGCGCTGCGTACCTAATTGCTGTGCTGGTCACGATTTTGTTGGGTTTGGGAAGCCGGGTTTTCTCCTCCCAGTTGCCTGAATTCGTTGCTAATCACTTTGGGGATGCTTTGTGGGCGTGCATGATTTATTTTGGGCTGAGAATGTTGTGGGTGAATCGTCAATTGTCTGTATCCCTGTGGGGCAGCTTGCTGTTTTGCTTCGCCATTGAGTTCAGCCAGATGTACCAGGCTCCCTGGATTAACCACATTCGGGCAACGACGCTGGGTGGCTTGGTGCTTGGGAAAGGGTTTCTGACCGCGGATCTGATCAGGTACACGGTTGGCATTGTGGTATCCTGGGCGATGGATCAAGGCTGTCAAAAGCTGGCGGGGAGCAATACACGTAGAGACAATGACAAACCACTCAAATAA